In Mycoplasmopsis meleagridis, the genomic stretch GACCGAAAATTCCGTTGAATCTTTTCCCTTTTTTATTAACTAAAACTGCTTTAGTACCAACTACTACATTAGTTCAAATACCTCCAAGAGGATTTAAGTAAATAAACCCTTCCTTAGAAATATTTTTTACTAAATAACCTACTTCATCCATATGCGCAGCAATCATCACTCTAGGACTATTAATATTTTTACCTTTTTTATGCAAAATAACTGAGCCTAAATTATCAAAAGAAATTTCAAAATTTTCTTTCTTTACTGCATCAATAATTTTTTTAGCAACTATATTTTCAAATCTGCTTGGTGCTTCAAGATTCATATATTCGATTAATTTATTTTTAAAAATTTCTTTATCCATTTGACTTTTCATCCTTTTTTATAGGTTCACTAGTAAAATTTAAAACAAAATCTACTAGTGTAGGAATTAATGTTCCTTGTGGTTTGTTGTCTTTATCAGCTGTTCCTGCAACATCACAGTGAATAAAAGGCACATTATTAGTAAATTCTTTTAAAAACATCGCGGCTGTGTTGCAATCTGAAAGTTCATCTTCTGAATAATTCATTAAATCTGCAACTAATGAAGATTTATTAGTTTCATTAAAATCATCATGTAAGGGCATTCTCCAAATTTTTTCTACCATTTTATTAGCTGAGAGATTAAATTGATTAAAGTAATAGTCTTTATCTGCATAAATTCCACTATGTGAATTACCTAAAACTGTAAGAATAGTTCCAGTTAAAGTAGCTACATTAACTAATAAAGAGGCTTTTAGTTTTTCCGCACCATAAAAAAGACCATCAGCTAAGACTAATCTTCCTTCAGCATCTGTATCGGTAACTTCCACGCTTTTTCCCGCCATTGATAAATAAATATTTTCTGGTAAGGAAGCATCTTGAGCTAATCTATTATCAGTAATCATCATAATAGCAGCTACGTTTTTTCTAACTTTTAATTCAGCAATAGCTTTAAGAGCATAAGCGACAATAACTGAACCAGACATATCATATTTCATACCCTTCATATGATAACCTTTTGTATTCACGCCGCCAGTGTCAAAAGTGATTCCTTTTCCTACAAAAACTATCTTTTCATTTTCATTGTTCTTATTACCGTTATATTCAATAATTACAACTCTAGCTTCGTGGGTAGAACCTTTATTTACTGATAAAATTAATCCCATTTTTAGTTCTTCAATTTCTTTTTTATCAAGAACTTTAACTTTTAAATTTTCAATACCACTAAAATCATTAATTATATAGTTTGCTAATTGTTCCGAATTACAATAATTTTCTGGCATTATTTGTAAATTTCTAGCGCTATTTCTAGCTTGATAAATAATTTTTAATTTATTGAATTCTTCTTCGTCTTTTTCGTCAAAAAGTAAACTAAAATCAATAATTTTTTCTTCTTCTTTTTTCTTGTTGAATAATTTTGCTTTATAAAAAAATAATTGTGAAACAAAAACATTTAATAAATCGTTGTATTTTAAATTATCATTAACAAAACTTTTTAAATCAATTTGATATTCTCTTTTTAATTTCAAAATATATTCATCAACAAAATCTTTTAATTCAAATTTATCCAACTTTTTGTCAATATAAATATAAGCTTCTTTTTTATCTAAAAATTCGCAAATTTGACCATTTTTAAAATTAGTTAAAAAAGAAGTTTTTTCATATGAAGCTTTTAAAAGAATTTGTTCACTTCTCTTAGAATTAAATTGCATATTGACCTATTTCTTAGCTAATAACATAGCTATTTCTTCTTTATAAATTGATCCACTTTCAGGAATAGGAGTTTCTAAAATAATAGGGATATTGTCAAAATCTTTATCATGTACAAATTTAGCTAAAGTTTCTAATTTGATAAAACCTTTATCAATATTTTCATGTCTATCTTTATGAGAATTTAAAGTGTTTTTTGAATCATTTAAATGAATAACTTTAATTTCTTTTAATAAGTCATATTTGATTAATTCTTTTTTGAAATTATCATATTCTTGTAAATTGTAACCTGCATCTCAAATATGACAAGTATCAAGACACATTTTTATTCTTTCATTATTTAAAGATTTGATTAAATATTGCATTTCTTCAAGATTTTTGCCTATTTCATTTCCTTTACCTGCCATTGTTTCTATACATATGACTACTTTGTTAGTTTTGTCAATTACTTCTCTTAAAACCTCAATTAAAGTATCAAGGCCTATTTGTGGAGTATATGTAGTAAAAGAACCAGGATGAAGAACTAAATATTTGGCACCTAAATAATTCATTCTCTCTATTTCTCCGATTAAAAAACTAATTGCAAAATCTTTTTTTGTAGGATTGGCAGGATTAATAATATAAGGTGCATGGATTACTATATCTTCTGACTTAATAATTTCCTTGTATTTTTCTTCATATAATTCTTTTTTATAAAGGCTTATATCGACTCTTTTAGTATTTTGTGGTGCACCTAAATAAATCATTAAACAATTTGCTTTATTACTTAAACTTTCTTCAATTGCACCGACTAAATAGTTAGGTTTAGTAAAAGAAATATGTGATCCTAATTTAATCATTTTAGCCCCTAAATTACTTGGTTAAATAATAACTATAATTATAATTATTTAACTCGTTAAATAATCGATAAATATATTTAAATTTATTTTTTAAATAACATTTTTCTATTATAATAATAGTGCATTTTGTAAATGCCCAGGTGGCGGAATAGGTAGACGCAAGGGACTTAAAATCCCTCGAACGTTAGTTCGTGCTGGTTCAAGTCCAGTTCTGGGTACCATTTGGCCACTTGAAAAAGGCCAATTATGCGTCCATAGCTCAGTAGGTAGAGCAAATGGCTTTTAACCATTGGGTCAGAGGTTCGAATCCCCTTGGACGTACCATTTGAATCTAAATGTTTCACCAAAAAAGTAGCATTACATTGCTACTTTTTCTTTATTTGTCTACAAAAAGTTTATTTTTAATCTCAAGTTAATAAATATGAAATTAAGAAATGATAGGAATAATGGATTCAGCAATTTAATGGAAATTGCACTATCAAAATATAAAAATAAACACCCTTATGTGTTTATTTTAAAATTATTCTTCGTCTTTAAGACGAATATTACGACGTTTAATAATTGCGTCAGAAATATTTTTAGGGCATTTTTCATAATGATCGAATTGCATTTGATATGTTCCTCTACCAGAAGTCATACTACGTAAGTCTGTTGAATACCCAAACATTTCGCTAAGAGGAACAAGAGCACGAATAATGCTTGCCCCATCAGATCTTGTTTCATTTTCTTGCAATTGTCCTCTACGGCGAGTTAAATCTCCCATAACATCACCAAAATAATCCTCTGGTATAACAACTGCAACGTCCATAATAGGTTCTAATAATACTGTTCCAAGAAGATCTTTTGCTTTTGTCAATGCTTTTGAAGCAGCTATTTTATAAGCCAATTCAGAAGAATCGACATCATGGTATGAACCATCGAATAAAGTGGCTTTAACATCAATCATAGGATATCCAGCTAAAATTCCAGCAGCCATTTTTTCTTCAAGACCTTTTTGAATTGGTTTAATGTATTCTTTGGGGATTTTACCACCAACAATTTTATCTACAAATTCAAATCCTTTATCGTGATTAGGCTCAAATTTGATTCATACGTGACCATATTGTCCCTTACCACCAGATTGTTTAACATGCTTGCCTTCAACTTCTGCGCTTTTTGTAATGGTTTCACGATATGAAACTTGGGGAGCACCAACTTTAGCTTTAACATTGTGTTCTCTTCTTAAACGATCAACAATAATATCGAGATGCAATTCACCCATACCAGCAATAATAGTTTGTCCTGTTTCATCATCAGTGTAAGTTCTAAAAGTAGGATCTTCAGCTGCCAATTTTTGTAATCCTAATGCTAATTTCTCCATAGCATCTTTAGATTCTGGTTCTAAGGCTTGCGAAATAACTGGTTCTGGAAAAACCATTTTTTCAAGAACAAAGTGAGGAGATTTTTCGCCTACTAATGTATCTCCTGTTGTAGTAGATTTTAATCCTACAGCAGCGTTGATGTCACCTGCATAACATTCATCAATTTCTTGGCGACTATTAGCGTGCATTTGAATTATACGTCCTACTCTTTCTTTAACATCTTTTGTAGAGTTATAAACATAACTTCCTTTTTTAAGAACTCCCGCATAAACACGGAAAAATGTCAATGAACCTACATATGGATCAGTCATAATCTTAAAAGCAAGAGCAGCAAAATCATGTTCATCACTAGCAGGAACGTCAAATTCTTGATCGTTTAACTCAGCTTTAATAGGGGGAACATCTAATGGAGAAGGAAGATAGTCAACAACAGCATCTAACATTTTTTTAACAGCTTTATTTTTAAAACTTGTTCCACATATTGCTGGGAAAAATTCTGCAGTTATTGTGGCTTTTCTAATTACTTCTCTTAATTCTTCAGGAGTAGGATCATAGCCATCTAAAACTTTCATCATAAACTCATCGTCAAAACTTGCAACTGCTTCAACTAATTCTTGGCGCTTTGCATGTGCCAAATCAACTAAATCCTCTGGAATTTCTATCTCTTTAGCAATTTCTTCTGGTTTTCCATCATATGAATAAGCTTTAAGTGTAACTAAATCAACAATTCCTTGAAAATTGCTTTCAGAACCAATTGGGATTTGAATTGCAACTGCATTTGCATTCAATCTTTCTCTAACAGATCTAACAGACATAAAGAAATCAGCGCCTGCTTTATCCATCTTATTTACATAAACGATTCTAGGAACTCTATAGTTAGTTGCTTGTCTTCAAACAGTTTCAGTTTGTGGTTCAACACCACTTTGTGCATCAAGAACAGCAACAGCTCCATCTAAAACACGCAATGAACGTTCCACTTCTACAGTGAAATCAACATGTCCAGGGGTATCGATAATATTTATTCTTTTACCGTTTCAATAAGCTGTTGTTGCTGCAGAGGTAATAGTAATACCTCTTTCTTGTTCTTGTTCCATTCAGTCCATTTGAGAAGCACCATCATGAGTTTCTCCAATTTTATGAATTTTCCCAGTGTGAAACAAAATTCTCTCAGTAGTAGTAGTTTTACCTGCATCAATGTGAGCCATAATACCGATATTACGATAATCTTTTAATTCATATTCTCTAGCCATAATTCTCTACCTATTATCATCTAAAGTGAGCAAAAGCACGGTTTGCTTCAACCATTTTATGTGTGTCTTCACGTTTTTTAATAGCACCACCGGTTTTATTTGACGCATCAATAATTTCATTTGCTAAACGAACATCCATTGTTTTTTCATTTCTTAAACGAGCATATTGAACTAATCATCTTAAACTTAAAGTTTGTTTACGACGAGCTGAAACTTCTGTAGGAACTTGATAATTAGTACCACCAATTCTTCTTGTTCTAACTTCTAATTGAGGAGTAATATTTTCAACAGCTAATAAAAATACTTCCATTGGATCTTTTTGAGTTTTTTCTTTAACGATATCAAATGCTTTATAAAGAATTTCCTGTGCGATTGATTTTTTGCCATCTAGCATAATTGTGTTAATCAACTTAGTCACTAATACTGAATTAAAAATTGGATCAGCTAAAACTTCTCTAACGGGTGCACTATTTTTTCTTGACATGTAATATCTCCTTTAAAATTAGTTTTTCTTTTCTTTCTTAGTTCCGTATAATGAGCGACCTTGTTTACGATTATTAACACCTGCTAAATCTTGCGTTCCACGCACAATATGATATCTAACACCAGGAAGATCTTTTACTCTACCACCTCTGATTAAAACAACTGAGTGTTCTTGTAAGTTGTGTCCTTCTCCACCGATATAAGCGGTAACTTCCATTCCATTTGATAATTTAACTCTAGCGTATTTACGCATTGCTGAATTTGGTTTTTTAGGAGTCATTGTAGCAACTCTTGTACATACACCTCTTTTAAAAGGTGCAGCAGTTTTATATTGTTTTTTAAGCAATGAGTTATATGATAGATTCAAAACAGGAGCTTTTGATTTTCTGACTTTATCAATTCTACCATTAGTAACTAATTGATTTGTTGTTGGCATATTTTCCTTTCGTTAATATCTAAAAAATAATGTTATTATTATATAACAACTTTTCCGTGCATATCATAATTTATTTTTATTTTATTTTTTTACTTTTAACAAAAAAGGAACGTTGTTACGTTCCTCTGTAATCGCCATATTTTGAACGATCATATTTATTGCTATACTCATTAGGCATATAACCTCTTTTTAAATCTTCCATCAATACTTGAGAGAAAGTTTTATTTTTATTAAATCTTTTATCGTAAAGAGGTTGACCATGTCATCTAATTGTTCCATAATAAATATAAGTTAAAACAGAATCTCTAGTGTAATATCATTGACTAAAATTATTTGAGTCACCAGGATTACCATCAATAGTTTGTGTTCCTTCTCAGAATTTGCTGTTTATACTGTAATCATAGTTCAACCCTACAGGTCAACCATAATTAAATCTTCCTGTCTTTGTATTACCATATTTTTTAAGCAATTGACTTCTGTAAGGTTGTTTAAAGCTGCTTATAGCTTGCATTCATTTATCATGAATTATTCCCTCAACTGTAGTTTTATGGAAAGTTCAATAAACTAAAATGGGAATATTACTTTGTCTTGCCAAAAGTAAAAGTGAAGAAAAAATTCTCCATAAGGCTTGATATCCCTCTGATTTTTGTTTAAGTTCAGCATAAGAATTTATTCTAGGTAGTCTTACTAAATCTTCAAAATATTGTTTAATTACAGGACTAATAACAGATTTAAGAATATTAGTTAAACCATTTCCGACAAGATGTAAAGCAGCACCAATAGAAATATCTACACCTTCACCAAATGGATTTGCTTCTCCATTTACATTTTGACTACTACTGTTAGAAGAATTTCCATATGGATTAAATAAAAATCCGTATACTCCTTCTTTAAAATTAGCTGGCGATTTTGAAAAAATAACATTAATAAAATCAGTAAAATTTCTTGGAGAAATTTGATCTACTATTCCTTTTATTACAGATAAATTATCAAATATTTTTTGTAAAGATATTTTATTTCCTTGCTTAATAAATTTTAAAGCTCCTCTAATAGCTTCATATTGAAGGTGGGTAATATAATCTTTACCTTTGTAACTTCCAATATTTTTTAAAGAATTAAACACAGCATCAACAACATTATCTAAGATTTTAGAATTTGCTATTGCTCTAATTAAATCTATAGAAAAAGCTTTAAAAACATTTATATCTCTACCAGTAATATCAAAATTCTTTTGTTTCAGAAGTTGAGCAATTAATTCACCTATTACTTCAGAAGGCTTTGATTTATTAATAAATATTTCTCTTAATCATCTTTTGAGTAAATCTTTAAGTTTATTAGTTGATGATGAATTGAAGAAATTTTTAATAGCTTCGGTTCATGTATTGAATTTAGCATAAACTTCGTTATTATCGATTATTTCTCTAATAAAAATATCTAATATTTCCTGTAAATAATTACTTTGTAATAAGGCGATTATAAAATCATTAGTTTCTTGATCACCAATATTTAAAGTAGTTAAAATACCCTTTAAATTAAAATCATTTATCAGTAATTTTATTAATTCAGGTTTAGAAGTTATTCCTCTTGATAATTTTAATAAACTATCTTTTACAATTGCTTTATTTTTTCTTAATGTATTGGTTGATAAAAGTATTTTAACCAATCTATATTGCGTTATATCAAACGATTTAATAGCTGTATTTACTAAATCAAAAATAATATTTGAACTCTTTAATAATTTATCGGCATTATTAATAATTCCATTCATAACAGGATTAATGAAATTTAACTTAGATAATATTTGCGGTAATTCATTATATAAATCATTAACTAATTTTTCATTGTTGCTGAAGTTAATATCTATTTGATATTTTTTCATTACATAATTAACTACACCAACAAAAATATTTTTAAATTCTGGTACTTTTATAATAGTTGTTATTAAATCTTCAATATCTTTTGATAGTTGATTATTTCTACTTTTATCTGAAGAATAAATTTTAAGAATATCTGCAATTGTATTTACTTTACTATAAAGAGAAGGATTATCAAATAAGTTAGTTATAACGTCATTAAATAGTTTATAGAAAGCATTTGAATCAATAACGTTTTTTGTTAATACTTTTAATTCTTCTAAACTAGTAATTTGATTAAAAGTTTCTTTTCACTCTCCATTTATTGATTTTCAAATGGTGTTAATAATTGCCGAATCTCCGCTGTTTAAAGTAAATTTAGCAAAATTTTGTAATAAAGAAATGATTGTATTTTTATTCTCTTTAATTTTATTATTGTTAATCAATGCTTTAAAAATTTTAACAATCGTATTTTCAATTTTTGCGTTACTAAAATGTTTTTCTTTGAATTTAGATATAACCTTTTTAATGCTGAAATTATCGAAATTATTTTTAATTTCATTCATTATTTCAACAATAAAATCATTCAACATATTAGTAGAATCATCAATTTGATTAATTGAAATAAATATGTTATCTAGAAGTTTCGCAATTTCTGAATCCTTTAAATTTCCTTTAATTTCAGTATACTGATCAAATATTCCTAACAACAACTGCGAAACAAGAGGTTTTAAATTTGGATTCACGAACACTGATTTTATTCAAGAAATTATTTTAGTCGAAATAAAACTATTATTTTTTTGGTTTGAAATATATTCTTTAAATAATTCTTTTAATCTGCCTAAATCTTCAAAGACATTTATTTTTTTCAACAAGAAATTTTGAATAAAATGATTAATTATTTCTTTAATATTTTTATCTTTAAAAATTTCATTTACTAAAGCTGAAATTTTGTCATTTGTAACTTTTGATAATAGAGGCTCGATAATATTTTTGACATTTATAGGTAGAAGAGAAATTATCTGATTTTTATTAAATGCTGTAGATACAAATTTTATAAAAGCATTATAAATTTTAGAATTCGTAAAGTCACTTAATACTAATTTAGTCAAATCTAAAGTGTTATTAATAGTATTTAATTTAGGTTTTAAATCTACAAAAGTACTAAAGATTGCATCAATTAATTCTGCAAACGAATTTGATTTAAAAATATTTACTAAATAGTCACTAAATTGTTCTTTTGTTAAAGAATTTTTAGTTAATTTATTTATTTTTTCACCTATATTAAGGCGAATATTTTTAGAAATATCAGATGTTAAGAAATTAATAACAATTTTTTTGATAGTTTTTCTATTTTCTTCAAGATACTTGTCAGAAACTAATGATTTAAAAATTTCTATCATTGTTGCTTCAAGCGTTTTATCATTAAATTGATTTCTTAATGAAGTAACTAAATTAAACACACTAAATTTAGTTATACCTTCCTTGAATTGCTCTGTAAAAGCGATTAATATTTTATTTAAAATTCCATATTTAATTGAAAATTGATTTATTAATCCTGTCAAATTAGAAAATAATTGACTAAATTCTTGGAATGATAAATCATTCGTCATTCCATTATAGCTGGAAAGAATTGAATAAATCATTCTTGCTATTTGATCTTTAAAATTATTATTAGAAAGAATATCTTGGACAAAAGAAACTAATTCATTAACAGTGTAATTATTATTTGAATTATTATTGAACCAATTAACAAATAATTTATCAATATTAGTTAAATCACTAAAAGATTTTATGCTTAATAAAACATTGTTAAAAAAAGCATTAACAACTTGTTTGAAATGTTGATTGTTTAATATAAAGACAACAATTTCTTTGATATCGCTATATTTGAATAAATTTCTATTATTTTTTGGTATTTTTACAAATAATTTGTTTTCAACGAATTTTTTAATTTTATTGTCTTCAAAAGCAGAAATTAGATAACTGACAAATTTATCATAAATACCACTTTTTATAATATCTGTCAATGATAATTTAAGTAAATCGAAAAAGTTACTTACTTCTTTTATCTTACTATAATCAAGATAGAATAGTTTATTTACAAATACATCAATTAAATTATTTAATTCTCTTTCATTAAGTAATGAATTAACAGCTTCATTTAAATCTGTATCATTTTCAGAAATTTTAAATAAAGAAGAAAATGCTTTAGATAATAATCCATTTAAACTAAATAGTTTATCTTCATTAATAATGTTTATAACTAACTTTTTAACAACAGAAGAATGTTCTTTGTAAATATTATTTTTAATTACTGCCTTATAAATGTTTAAAGCAAAATTTTCCATATTGCTATCAAGTTTAAATATTTGAGAAAAAGTATCTTTTAGAGATGTTAAACTACTCAATCCATCATTTTTTATTTTGAATAGAAGAGTTTTAACTAAATTTTTAAGAAATTGAGTATTTGAAATAATATCCGATGTTCCATCGAACAATTTGTTAATAAGAGAAATAAAAGAATTTTGATCAATATCTTTGACAATATTGCTATTATCCTTTAAAAATAAATAAATTATTTTAGAAACTTCTTCTTTAAGGTCCTTTTGTTTTAATAATTCAAGAATATAACTTTCTAATTTTTCACTAATGAAATTAATATTATTATCATTAGATAATCAGGCCTTAAATAGCATATTAATATTAGTTAATATTGCATTTATATTTACATTTTCTTTTAATAAACTATTATTTATAAAATTGTCAACTAACGATTTTATGTTTTGGTTATTTACTGAAAAAGAAATTAATTTTTTGAAAAAATCATATGAAATATATGCCGATAATTTTCCTAAGTTATTATCTAAAGCCTTTTTGGTTAATCTTTCTACTTCTTTATTATTTAAAACGTAATTTATTAAATTCAATGCCGAAGAATAAATATTAGAAGATGAAAAATTATCTAATAATAATTTAAAAATATCATTATATGATTTTACTTTTTGCGCTTGTTCATCGGTTATTTGAGAAATTTTTTCAACTAAAGATTGAATAAATTTATTAACTTCATTTGAATTATAAGTTTGTTTTATTAATGATGAAATAGCATTTTTTTCTTTATCATCGCCAACTATTTTGACTAATAAATTTGAAATTAATTCATTTATTGGTTCAAAATATTTTGAATTTACAACATTATAAAAAATAGTAATTAAAAAGTCTTTATTATTTTTGAATAAGTTATTTCTAATGCTGATTTTGAAAGCATTAACTACCATTTTTTCTATTTCAGTTTTGTTAAATTCATTTTTTAGTGCATTAAGAATGTTATTAAAATTAAATTTGTTAATACCTTTAGATAATTCAGTTAAAACAATGTTAGAAACCTTAGAAATAAATTTAAATTGTTTCTCATAATTAATGGCAATATTAATTAAATTGTCAATTAATAAGTTGAATTTATTTTTATCTATTCCTTTTAATAAATTATCATATTGACTAATTAATGAATATAAAATCTCATGAACAATTAATTTAAAATCATTATTTTGAAGAACATTAAGAATTAAAGTAGAAAAATTATTTCCAATATTATTTTTAGTATTTTCTTTCTTTAATCATTCTTCAATTAACGAAGTAATATTTTTAAGTTGTTCAAATGAATTTGTCTCTAAAACAGTAGAATTAACAAAATCATTAGCTATATTAACAAAATTTGGATCTTTTAAAATAATTAAAACAAGATTATGCAATTGATTTTTTGTAATTTTAAGCGATATAGAACTAGGTAATTTAGATAAAAGTAAATTATTGATTAAATTAGCTACTGAATCATCCTTTAATACTACTTCAATTATGTTAATAAAATCATTATATAAAGATGAAGAAGCTATATTTTTAAATGCTACTTTTAAAATAGCATAAATATTTTTAACGTTTTTTATCTCTGCATAATTTTTAGAAAATATTTTATCCAAAAAGTTAATTATCAGTGATTCTACTTTTTTACTATTTACAACATTGTCAATTAAATTATTTATATCCTTTTTGCTATTGTCATTTCCTATTAATTTCAAAACATTAGCTTTGATAATGTCTTTAAAATTGAATAATTTGTTTTCGTTAAATATATTTGTTAATAAAATCTTAAAAATTTCTTTATTACCATTAAAAACTTTATTTTTAATAATTGCTTTATAAAGCTCAGTAACTAAAGAATCGATTTTACTAGGATCTAAAAGTTTGTTAAATTCTTCAGAAAAAATAGCGCCATTAAAAGATAGTCCATTGTTTTTAATAGTATTAACTAAACTATGGAAAAGAATATCAATTATTTCACTATTGTTTATAAAATCTTTCCCTGCTGAAATAAGGTTATTTAATAATAAAATGAATTGATTTTTTTCAATATCATTAACTAAATTAGAATTGTTTTTCAAATATCTATATAAATTATCGCCAAGAAGATTAATTAAATTTTTATTATTAGCAATATCTAAAACAAAGGATTTAATGTATTTTTCTAATACCTGATTATTCGCGTTGTCATTTAGTCAATCTTTAATTATTTGCGAAAATTTAATATCTTTTTGTTCAACTGAAGAATTTGCTAAAGCTTTGTTGAAAAAGTTATTAATTATTTGTTTGAAAGAATAATTATTAAAAACAAATAAAATTGCATCTTTTAATAACCCATTTTCTAATATATCATGAACTATTTTGTTAACGTTAAGTAATGTCGTGTCAACACTATTTTTAACATTAGGATTACTAAGAATATTTTCAATTAATTTTACTAATGCGGAATATAACTTAGAATTAGCAACATTTTTACTCAAAATACCAATTACTTGATATAGTGATTGAGAATTTTTAATTTCTTCTTTGTTAGCTGAGAATATAAAATCAATTAAATTAGAAATTAAATCATTAAAATAATGACTATTAAATATTTCGTTTAGTGAATTATTTAAATCATTATATTCTTGTCTATTTTTAGTAGGTAAAGCATAAGAAAGAAGTGAAATTATTGATTGTTTAAAATTAAAAG encodes the following:
- a CDS encoding M17 family metallopeptidase; translation: MQFNSKRSEQILLKASYEKTSFLTNFKNGQICEFLDKKEAYIYIDKKLDKFELKDFVDEYILKLKREYQIDLKSFVNDNLKYNDLLNVFVSQLFFYKAKLFNKKKEEEKIIDFSLLFDEKDEEEFNKLKIIYQARNSARNLQIMPENYCNSEQLANYIINDFSGIENLKVKVLDKKEIEELKMGLILSVNKGSTHEARVVIIEYNGNKNNENEKIVFVGKGITFDTGGVNTKGYHMKGMKYDMSGSVIVAYALKAIAELKVRKNVAAIMMITDNRLAQDASLPENIYLSMAGKSVEVTDTDAEGRLVLADGLFYGAEKLKASLLVNVATLTGTILTVLGNSHSGIYADKDYYFNQFNLSANKMVEKIWRMPLHDDFNETNKSSLVADLMNYSEDELSDCNTAAMFLKEFTNNVPFIHCDVAGTADKDNKPQGTLIPTLVDFVLNFTSEPIKKDEKSNG
- a CDS encoding deoxyribonuclease IV; translation: MIKLGSHISFTKPNYLVGAIEESLSNKANCLMIYLGAPQNTKRVDISLYKKELYEEKYKEIIKSEDIVIHAPYIINPANPTKKDFAISFLIGEIERMNYLGAKYLVLHPGSFTTYTPQIGLDTLIEVLREVIDKTNKVVICIETMAGKGNEIGKNLEEMQYLIKSLNNERIKMCLDTCHIWDAGYNLQEYDNFKKELIKYDLLKEIKVIHLNDSKNTLNSHKDRHENIDKGFIKLETLAKFVHDKDFDNIPIILETPIPESGSIYKEEIAMLLAKK
- the fusA gene encoding elongation factor G, coding for MAREYELKDYRNIGIMAHIDAGKTTTTERILFHTGKIHKIGETHDGASQMDWMEQEQERGITITSAATTAYWNGKRINIIDTPGHVDFTVEVERSLRVLDGAVAVLDAQSGVEPQTETVWRQATNYRVPRIVYVNKMDKAGADFFMSVRSVRERLNANAVAIQIPIGSESNFQGIVDLVTLKAYSYDGKPEEIAKEIEIPEDLVDLAHAKRQELVEAVASFDDEFMMKVLDGYDPTPEELREVIRKATITAEFFPAICGTSFKNKAVKKMLDAVVDYLPSPLDVPPIKAELNDQEFDVPASDEHDFAALAFKIMTDPYVGSLTFFRVYAGVLKKGSYVYNSTKDVKERVGRIIQMHANSRQEIDECYAGDINAAVGLKSTTTGDTLVGEKSPHFVLEKMVFPEPVISQALEPESKDAMEKLALGLQKLAAEDPTFRTYTDDETGQTIIAGMGELHLDIIVDRLRREHNVKAKVGAPQVSYRETITKSAEVEGKHVKQSGGKGQYGHVWIKFEPNHDKGFEFVDKIVGGKIPKEYIKPIQKGLEEKMAAGILAGYPMIDVKATLFDGSYHDVDSSELAYKIAASKALTKAKDLLGTVLLEPIMDVAVVIPEDYFGDVMGDLTRRRGQLQENETRSDGASIIRALVPLSEMFGYSTDLRSMTSGRGTYQMQFDHYEKCPKNISDAIIKRRNIRLKDEE
- the rpsG gene encoding 30S ribosomal protein S7, which gives rise to MSRKNSAPVREVLADPIFNSVLVTKLINTIMLDGKKSIAQEILYKAFDIVKEKTQKDPMEVFLLAVENITPQLEVRTRRIGGTNYQVPTEVSARRKQTLSLRWLVQYARLRNEKTMDVRLANEIIDASNKTGGAIKKREDTHKMVEANRAFAHFRW
- the rpsL gene encoding 30S ribosomal protein S12, translating into MPTTNQLVTNGRIDKVRKSKAPVLNLSYNSLLKKQYKTAAPFKRGVCTRVATMTPKKPNSAMRKYARVKLSNGMEVTAYIGGEGHNLQEHSVVLIRGGRVKDLPGVRYHIVRGTQDLAGVNNRKQGRSLYGTKKEKKN